Genomic DNA from Sporosarcina sp. ANT_H38:
ACCATTAAGCATATGCCTTCACGTAACGAGATAGTACAGACTTCTGCAGCCAGTTCATTGCTAGTAAATAAAGTCATGCCTGTTTCAAGTACAGCGTCTACCATGTCATATTTGAAACCCGTAAGCGTCAGTCCTGAAACAGCCCCACCAAATGAGAAAAATGATATGTATTTAAAACGATCATTCCGCATCACTTGATGAATTCCAGGTATTATTATAGAAAGTTCATTCAATCCATTGCGAATTGAAAAAGACGTATGTTTGTTAGCGGTTTGAAGCCTGTACAGAAGATGAAGAGCTGATTCCATATGGTCCAGCCTCCCTCCCGTAACCCCAGTCAAGATGACGTGTTCTGGACGGTAGGAAAGTGCACGTTCTACCGCAAGTTCCGTATCGGTTTCATTTTTTTCTGAACGAAATCGACCGATTATACGGACCTCGGTGGCTATCTCATCGTATTCACTTTCAGTAACCGAATCAAAATCCCCTACTGCTTCCAGTGGAACAATACCTCTTCGCAGCAAGTGAAGTGCACCTCTATCCGCTCCGATGAATACCGTATCTTCATGTTGAAATCCCGTCAAGTCCGCTATTTCTAAGTCAGGCCCACCTGCGCAGACGACTGCATACTTCATTTTCCTAGGGCGCTTTCACCAGCGGCTTTTATACGACGTAATGCTGCTGCACGATCAGGCGCATTATAGATAGCCGATCCTGCGACAAAGATTGTAGCACCCGCTTCGACACAAGGGATAATCGTTTCTTCATTAATGCCACCGTCGATTTCAATTTCAATCGCAAGTTCTTTCTCGAGGATAATAGCGGCCAACTGTTTCACTTTCGGGAGGACGGAAGTAATGAATTTCTGACCGCCAAATCCTGGGTTGACCGTCATAAACAACACTAAATCAATTTCATCAAGAACGTGAAGAATTGTTTCAACCGGTGTATGCGGATTCAAAACAACGCCTGATTTCACCCCGTAGGATTTAATCAATTGAAGTGTACGGTGCAAATGAGGGCATGCCTCCACGTGTACAGTAATATAATCTGCACCGGCTTTCGCAAACTGTTCAATATATGCATTCGGATTTTCAATCATTAAATGAACATCTAGCGGCAATTTCGTCACCGGTCTAAGCGCTTCGACTACAATTGCTCCCATTGTTATGTTTGGAACGAAATGTCCATCCATGACATCGATATGAATAAGTTCCGCGCCCGCTGCTTCGACTTCTTTT
This window encodes:
- a CDS encoding thiamine diphosphokinase, translated to MKYAVVCAGGPDLEIADLTGFQHEDTVFIGADRGALHLLRRGIVPLEAVGDFDSVTESEYDEIATEVRIIGRFRSEKNETDTELAVERALSYRPEHVILTGVTGGRLDHMESALHLLYRLQTANKHTSFSIRNGLNELSIIIPGIHQVMRNDRFKYISFFSFGGAVSGLTLTGFKYDMVDAVLETGMTLFTSNELAAEVCTISLREGICLMVRSSDS
- the rpe gene encoding ribulose-phosphate 3-epimerase, which codes for MIKIAPSILAADFSKLAEEVKEVEAAGAELIHIDVMDGHFVPNITMGAIVVEALRPVTKLPLDVHLMIENPNAYIEQFAKAGADYITVHVEACPHLHRTLQLIKSYGVKSGVVLNPHTPVETILHVLDEIDLVLFMTVNPGFGGQKFITSVLPKVKQLAAIILEKELAIEIEIDGGINEETIIPCVEAGATIFVAGSAIYNAPDRAAALRRIKAAGESALGK